Proteins found in one Moritella sp. F3 genomic segment:
- a CDS encoding amino acid ABC transporter permease: MNNSKLPPTSSGLFNSPKNRAIIFQVLSLVVVVLCIFYFVNNMFDNVAKRGITTGFSFLGETAGFGVSQALIPYDDTSSTFLDVFIVGILNTMLVGVIGIVLASIIGLMVGIGRLSSNYLIAKLSLVYIETFRNIPILLQILFWYNVVLAALPSPRQSISYFDSIFINNRGLIVPDPIFESGSSFILIAFVLACVSVVFLSKWAIKRHDLTGEEFPLVKVSLAIVVAAPLLVFFVTGQPISAEYPALKGFNFKGGITIIPELLALIFALSIYTATYIAEAVRAGIEAVPPGQKEAAESLGLKDYVILRKVVLPQALRVIIPPVINQYLNLVKNSSLATAIGYPEIVTLFSGTTLNQVGQAIEIILMTMAVYLVFSIVISMLLNWVNARMEIKGR, from the coding sequence ATGAATAATTCAAAACTCCCCCCAACCTCCAGCGGTTTGTTTAATAGCCCCAAAAATCGCGCAATTATTTTCCAAGTGCTTTCTTTAGTGGTTGTGGTTTTATGCATTTTTTACTTCGTTAACAATATGTTTGATAATGTAGCAAAAAGGGGTATCACTACAGGTTTCTCATTTTTAGGCGAAACAGCTGGTTTTGGTGTCAGCCAAGCGCTTATTCCTTATGATGATACAAGCTCAACGTTTTTAGATGTATTTATTGTTGGTATATTAAATACCATGCTCGTGGGCGTGATTGGTATTGTACTCGCGTCGATTATTGGCCTAATGGTCGGTATTGGTCGCTTATCTTCTAATTATTTAATCGCTAAATTGTCACTGGTTTATATTGAAACATTCCGTAATATCCCTATTTTATTACAGATCTTGTTTTGGTATAACGTGGTACTTGCTGCACTGCCAAGTCCGCGCCAAAGTATTTCTTATTTTGATTCTATCTTTATTAATAACCGCGGTTTAATTGTACCGGATCCGATCTTTGAATCGGGCAGTAGCTTTATTCTTATCGCGTTTGTGCTGGCTTGTGTCAGTGTGGTCTTTCTGAGTAAATGGGCAATCAAACGTCATGATTTAACTGGCGAAGAATTTCCATTAGTGAAGGTCTCTCTGGCTATCGTTGTCGCAGCTCCTTTACTGGTCTTTTTCGTTACCGGTCAACCTATCAGTGCTGAATATCCAGCGTTAAAAGGGTTTAATTTTAAAGGTGGTATCACCATTATTCCGGAATTACTTGCGCTTATCTTTGCGTTAAGTATCTATACCGCTACCTATATTGCTGAAGCTGTACGTGCGGGGATTGAAGCTGTACCCCCAGGTCAAAAAGAAGCGGCAGAATCATTAGGGCTAAAAGATTATGTCATTTTGCGTAAAGTGGTTTTACCGCAAGCGTTACGCGTGATTATCCCGCCAGTGATTAACCAATATCTTAACCTAGTGAAAAACTCGTCACTGGCTACTGCAATTGGTTATCCAGAAATTGTTACCTTGTTCTCAGGTACGACGCTTAACCAAGTCGGTCAGGCTATTGAGATTATCCTAATGACGATGGCTGTGTATCTTGTATTCAGTATTGTTATTTCGATGTTACTGAACTGGGTTAATGCAAGAATGGAAATTAAAGGAAGATAA
- a CDS encoding SDR family oxidoreductase, giving the protein MKKLVVITGASSGIGEATAKRLSAAGHPLLLVARRVEKLDALNLPNCLCEKVDLTIHAEFHAALAKAEALYGPADLLINNAGMMLLGQIDTQPAEEFKTMFDVNVIALLNGMQAVLAPMKARNTGTIINISSVAGRKTFGAHAAYCGTKFAVHAITENVREEVAMSDVRVITIAPGAVETELLSHTTSEDIKAGYEAWKETMGNILAPDDVARAIEFAYAQPQDVCIREIVLASTRQEP; this is encoded by the coding sequence ATGAAAAAATTAGTTGTTATTACAGGCGCAAGTTCAGGTATTGGTGAAGCTACAGCGAAACGTTTAAGCGCAGCTGGTCACCCGTTATTATTAGTTGCTCGTCGTGTTGAAAAACTAGATGCACTAAACTTACCAAATTGCTTATGTGAAAAAGTTGATTTAACTATCCATGCTGAGTTCCACGCTGCACTTGCTAAAGCTGAGGCGTTATATGGTCCTGCTGATTTATTAATTAACAACGCAGGCATGATGTTATTAGGTCAAATTGATACACAGCCTGCTGAAGAATTCAAAACCATGTTCGACGTGAACGTGATTGCATTATTAAACGGTATGCAAGCAGTACTTGCGCCAATGAAAGCCCGTAACACAGGTACTATCATCAACATCAGTTCTGTTGCAGGCCGTAAAACATTCGGTGCGCACGCTGCTTATTGTGGTACTAAATTTGCTGTTCACGCAATCACTGAAAATGTACGTGAAGAAGTTGCTATGTCAGACGTACGTGTAATTACTATTGCACCAGGTGCTGTTGAAACTGAATTGTTGTCGCATACGACATCAGAAGACATTAAAGCGGGCTATGAAGCTTGGAAAGAAACGATGGGTAACATTCTGGCACCAGATGATGTTGCACGTGCCATTGAATTTGCTTATGCACAGCCGCAAGATGTATGTATTCGTGAAATCGTATTAGCAAGCACACGTCAAGAACCTTAG
- a CDS encoding LysR family transcriptional regulator: MQNGSSLADIRAFVTIAEQGSFTKAAEVLQSSRAHVSRQLAQLEQQLGVQLIIRTTRAQRLTPIGEQFFQQCLTSLQTINQAVIAAKDDTEQLQGSIYINCVGGVIGEDILANIISEFNLQYPDIEVELDFSSPRVDLISEAFDLVVRMGELEDSGLVARKLTNIKVQVLASPDYLAKHPVIKHPKDLEQHNCLTGSIKRWRFHQKSVQHNNAPIHELDINVKGNFSCKSGRALINAAKSGNGIVRLPALYCEDEINDNTLSSAFTSDSAQDLAQEKWHSPDVPLFLLYHRNRYQPARLKVLIDFICQRFKQL, from the coding sequence ATGCAAAATGGCTCATCCCTTGCCGACATCCGCGCGTTTGTTACTATTGCAGAACAAGGCAGCTTTACCAAAGCAGCTGAAGTATTGCAGTCATCTCGCGCCCACGTATCTCGCCAACTTGCTCAGCTCGAACAACAACTCGGCGTGCAACTGATTATCCGTACGACACGAGCCCAACGATTGACGCCAATTGGCGAACAGTTTTTTCAGCAATGCCTGACATCATTACAAACTATCAACCAAGCCGTGATAGCGGCTAAAGACGATACCGAACAATTACAGGGTAGTATCTACATTAACTGTGTTGGTGGTGTGATTGGCGAGGATATTTTAGCGAACATTATTAGTGAGTTTAATTTACAGTATCCCGATATCGAGGTTGAGCTGGACTTTAGTAGTCCACGTGTTGACTTGATTTCTGAAGCATTTGATTTAGTCGTGCGTATGGGGGAATTAGAGGATTCGGGGTTAGTCGCCAGAAAGCTGACCAACATTAAGGTGCAAGTGCTAGCCAGTCCTGATTATTTAGCCAAGCATCCAGTCATTAAGCACCCTAAAGATCTAGAGCAACATAATTGTTTAACCGGCAGTATCAAGCGTTGGCGTTTTCATCAAAAATCAGTGCAACACAATAATGCACCGATACACGAGTTAGACATTAACGTTAAAGGTAACTTTAGCTGTAAGAGTGGCCGTGCACTCATTAATGCCGCAAAAAGTGGTAATGGCATTGTCCGTTTACCAGCGCTGTATTGTGAAGATGAAATTAACGACAATACCTTATCATCTGCATTTACGTCAGACTCAGCGCAAGACTTAGCACAAGAGAAATGGCACTCACCAGATGTTCCACTATTCCTACTTTATCACCGCAATCGCTATCAACCAGCTCGCTTAAAAGTACTGATTGATTTTATATGCCAACGATTTAAGCAATTATAA
- a CDS encoding amino acid ABC transporter substrate-binding protein codes for MKVTKIALILGLASTLPNLVNAATLEQVMKKGVLNCGVSTGIPGFSATDSKGVWKGIDVDFCRSVAAAVLGDASKVKFIPLTAKERFTALQSGEIDLLSRASTWTATRDTSLGLNFAGVNYYDGQGFLVNKDLGVTSAKELDGASFCIQAGTTTELNLTDYFKSNNMEYKAVTFDTSGQTIDAFKKGRCDAVTSDASQLYGLRIKLDDPKSAVVLPDIISKEPLGPVVRQGDDEWFNVVRWSLFATLEAEELGVTASNVDKQLKSANPSVKRLLGVSGKAGENLGLKSDWAYQIVKQVGNYEEMFENNVGKNSPLNIDRGLNNLWNKGGLMYAMPIR; via the coding sequence ATGAAGGTTACAAAAATAGCTTTAATACTAGGTCTAGCATCAACATTACCCAATTTAGTTAATGCTGCTACATTAGAGCAGGTGATGAAAAAAGGCGTATTGAACTGTGGTGTTTCTACAGGGATCCCGGGTTTCTCAGCAACAGATTCAAAAGGTGTTTGGAAAGGTATCGACGTTGACTTTTGTCGTTCCGTTGCGGCTGCTGTATTAGGTGATGCATCGAAAGTTAAATTCATTCCATTGACTGCAAAAGAACGTTTTACGGCATTACAAAGTGGTGAGATTGACCTGCTATCTCGCGCATCGACGTGGACAGCAACACGTGATACTTCACTGGGCTTAAACTTTGCTGGTGTTAACTATTATGATGGTCAAGGTTTCTTGGTTAATAAAGACCTCGGTGTTACGTCAGCGAAAGAATTAGATGGTGCATCTTTCTGTATTCAGGCGGGTACAACAACTGAACTTAACCTAACTGATTATTTCAAATCGAATAACATGGAGTATAAAGCCGTTACGTTTGATACATCAGGTCAAACAATTGATGCATTCAAAAAAGGTCGTTGTGACGCAGTTACCTCTGATGCATCGCAGCTATATGGTTTAAGAATTAAGTTGGACGATCCTAAATCAGCAGTTGTACTGCCTGATATTATTTCTAAAGAACCTCTCGGTCCTGTTGTACGTCAAGGTGATGATGAATGGTTTAACGTAGTCCGTTGGAGCTTATTCGCAACACTTGAAGCTGAAGAGCTAGGTGTAACGGCAAGCAATGTTGATAAGCAATTAAAATCAGCTAATCCATCTGTTAAACGTCTGTTAGGTGTATCTGGTAAAGCTGGTGAAAATTTAGGACTTAAATCAGATTGGGCTTACCAAATCGTAAAACAAGTTGGTAACTACGAAGAAATGTTTGAAAATAATGTAGGTAAAAATTCACCTCTTAACATTGACCGTGGCCTCAATAATTTATGGAATAAAGGCGGCTTAATGTACGCAATGCCAATTCGATAA